Sequence from the Trichomycterus rosablanca isolate fTriRos1 chromosome 10, fTriRos1.hap1, whole genome shotgun sequence genome:
actacacgactgatcggcgatagggggtttcacactacaccatccatcaccaactggaaccgcagacgagcttctccgGTCtcccttcttttcttttttttttttttttttacaaaaacacacgtgagaagtgacgagaagtttaatgataccacgtccaaaaaaattaacttcaacaagtagcgagagatcaaagggtttgtgcgctgatgtgcagcgtaatatcaaggagaaaaattaatgaatctgagtggatttggcaacacgaacagtatatggcttgttttgtagtaagttttgcaatgcagcgtgggtattacgttttgtagaggacgatcaaataagaaatactgtaaaaaacgtgtgtgtgtcggtgtatcctgatataaactatattaattaagcccctgtcccctgtcctctcctgcatttcccctcacgctgtatcctgtgttctcattggctgttcgacatgtcactcattcccagttgcccgtctgagatcagatatctggcgtgctagaaaactcgatccagtcgccgagcgctcggcgagccggtcgggtcgagttgtcggatagttcacacttagcgactgagagccgagttttgatctgccaacccggaaaatcaatcgccgagcgaaaatcagggcaaaaatcgtgtagtgtgacctTGGCATTAGGCTGGACTAACTGGCTGGTTTTTAGTCTCATATCTCTGCAGCATATCTTATAAATGTGCTACACCAAAAGATTTAAAGACCAGTAACGTTATCTTAAAGTCTATTATGTAGCATACTGGTATCCAGAGTAAGAACAGACAGAACAGCCGCATAGTCCACATGGCAAGTGTTCATCAGGATTCTAATCCCACGCACCAAACGGACTATAACTAAGAACCAACTATGGAACATGTAGCACTGGAAAACGTGAGAAGTCCTCAGCGGTTCATGTGGTCGTGTTTGGTCGTACCTTGATGTTCTTGGTGGCCTCGAAACCATCCAGCTGGTTGAGGAGCTCCAGCATGGTGCGCTGAACCTCGCTGTCTCCCCCGGATCCTCCCTCCAGACGCGAGGAACCGATGGAGTCGATCTCGTCCATGAAGATGATGGAGGGGGCGTGTTCACGAGCCATGACGAACAGCTCGCGCACCATCCGAGCTCCTGCACACGCAGAGAATCGGAGGTAAATTACATCACAGCTTTAATGTGGTGAATCGCTTTAACGTAGTGCTGAACTGTATGGGTCGGAAcgatggtcaaaagtatgtggacgcctgaccatgagcttgtttgacttcTCATTCGGAAACCACATATGCATTTACCCCCTTTTCTCCACGGACACACGCCCACTCCGACACGCGAGCAgtcccgactgcatcttttcacctgcacgaggcgagttcatacacggatcagccttgtgtacggagagtcacaccctgatcagcattattcctctactctgagccagcagaggtcagaattgcaccagtccctatctggctccttccctgtatgaacaggccaatcgttgttcatgaagccgcccaacccagccggacagcagagccgagattccatacgatgtattcgaaatcccagttctggtgtgctagcgtgttttacagctgcaccacctgagcggctgtgggaatttgtgcctgttgagTGAAAACAAGATTTTTGAGGTCAGGCAGAAGGTCTGGCTTGTGGTTGATGTTCAACTCATCCCCAAGTTGTTCAGCATGGTTGAGGTCAGTCCCCCGCACACCAAACTCATCTCGATGGGCTatttagaaggggcgtccatatacttttggccatgtagtaaaGCTGAGTGAGGTGTTAAGTTGCAATGAACAAACCCTCTCCAATAAACTTCTGCACCAGCTCAGAACCGGACACTCGAATGAACGTGCAGTCGGTGTGGTGAGCCACGGCTCGGGCCAGCAGGGTCTTCCCGGTGCCAGGAGGTCCGTACAGCAGCACACCCTGCAGGGGGGCACAAGATTATTCATTTAGTTCTTTACTTattacacactttggtcacattaatgacaggaacggtagctactgggatgattttgtatctccagttcacctcacttgcacgtctttggaccgtgggaggaaaccggagcacccggaggaaacccacgcagacacagggagaacatccaacccgctccacctggggatcgaaccccaaaccttattgctgtgaggcaaaagccctacccacttagccactgagCCGCCCCACGAGATAATTACCCAAAAGGATCACTGGTTAGTCTGGAGCTGGCCAATTTATTAGGAACCTTGTACTGATACTGGGTGGAACCCGCTTTGCTTTTTGAACCACCTCAGTTCCATCAAGGTGCTGGAAACACACATTTAAGGCTGCTGATTCGTCTCCTGGACATTCATCATCATAAAGGTTTCTactggattcagatctggtgaccGGGGAGGCCACTGAAGCACATTTTGGATTTAGAAGACGCTTTTATACtgcgacagtatacagtctgagcaattgaggtttaaggcccttgctcaagggtccaacagtggcagcctggcagtggtaaagcataaaccagcaaccttctgattactagtcctgtaccatAACAGTGCTTGATTGGTATTACGTGGCCCAATGTGTCCCAAGAGAACTTTCCCACATCATTAGACCACTAAAACCAGCAAGAAATCTTCAAACTTGACAGGTTGGgtccataaatgtatttatttacattatctatacctattatttatttatattacaccGTGGTTATATTCACGACAGGAAGGGTAAATAATTATCACGTCAGTCTATCATCCTTGTCAAGTGTTGCTCTTTTATACCAATTTTTCTTAAGAAATtatggattgtttttattttgggtcCATAAATTCATGCTGTTTACGCCATATTCTGACCCTACACTGCAGGCTATGACAGAAATGGATATTTATCACACCAGACGATGACTCTCAGTCTTTAACTGTCCAGTTTTGGTCAGCCCGTGCCCACGGTCTCCTCAGATTCCCACTCTTGGTTTCAGCTCTCACGCTACCGTCCGTCACATGACCGGGCGATTAAACAGCTacctgttcctaataaagtggccgttAAGCAAACAACACCTGAACCCACCTTCGGCTGAGCGATACCGAGCGCCTCGAAGAGCTCGGGGTGCTTAACGGGCAGCTCGATCACCTCCTTAATCTCTTTGATCTGCTTGTCCAGGCCGCCGATCATCTCGTAGGTGGAGTCAGGAACCTAGAGGTCGAACAGAAATGAGTGCTTGGTGTGAAGCTTTATAACCGGGGTCGAGAAAATGATCGAGTGAAGGAATGCATACCTTCTCCACCATCATGAGCGACACCAGTGGGTCCACTTTGTTGGGAAGGATCTTGTGCAGGGTGTAGCTGTCGTTCCTGAGCGCTACTCTGCAGTTTGGGGTCACCTGGATGGTACATGGTCATTTGGTCACATTTTATTTGGTAGCAAAGCAGCATGAAGTTGCAAATTGGTGCATTTGTGGAAAAACTCACATCATTGATGTCAATGTTCTTGTCCACGTCCACCACAAACTTCCCCTCAGGATGAACCTACGGACATAGCAGTAAAAaactttcatttatttgtttatttatttggatttttatgccatgtttaacagGTACGTTATTcactattgtattatttattaggattttaacgttgtgTATTGCACagcttggttacattcatgacaggacaggaagttactggttacacaagattcatcagttcaagtttaatgtcaaacacagttatggacaattttgtgtctccagttcacctcacttgcacgtctttggactgtgggaggaatccggagctcccggagcaaaaccacacagacacggagagaacatgcaaactccacacagaaaggacccggaccgccccacctggggatcgagcccaggaccttcttgctgtgaggcgacagtgctacccaccgagccaccatatCTAAGACGACATCAACCAACAAAAAACAAAGCGATACAATACTTGCTCAGCAAGTCGCACAAGTCAAGACCGCTGGAATCAGCATTGgaatttcagctgtgctatcgaccaacCGGGCATTTACACACTGGCTTAAAGCGACCCCTGTTGTCTGGTCAAGGCTCTGCACTACCTATAGTTAATCTGAAGAGCTCAGTGTTTCTCTGAGACACAACTGTGAGCAAGTAAACGAATGCACACGTACGTGTCAGATAGGTCCGGTCTCAGCCCTCCTCGGCCACGACCTCTCGTTTTAAAGGTGATCACAATCCTCAGGTATCTGATTTGATCGATATTAAAAGGAACGTGTGGCTCACCTTCACCAGCACTTTCTTCTTGTCCATGGCTCTGACCACCTCACCCACGTAAGAACCCTGTTCCTGCAGCAGCTGCAGCTCCTCACGAAGGAGACGCACtgaggaaaaaaagaagaagatgaTGAAAATCAGGAGCTGCATTCATGCTTCTGACCAGAATACTTCTAtacacactggagcacaggaggATTTAACTCGCCATTTGGGACAGAAGCCTGAACTGGGCCTGGTTTATGATAGAAATATAAGTGGAAGTGAATTAACACCAGGTACTTTTACAACCCATGTTGGCTTGGTCAGCATCAGTCATTGAGTTCATGTAGCAGCACAATATTTAGTGAAGTTGTGTCTGGTTTCTTTGTATGTCCATTACATGTGTTGCTTTAGTTATGTTACAGACAGGAATTTAGAAGTCTTTTTGCTTCTGTATTGATGAATCGTTCCTTCATGCTCTTTGCTGTTAGCATCTGTCGTCCCTCGAGGTCATAAATGATACATTCCaggattaaatgttttattgtaagcTGTGTTTGGCGTGCTGCACAATATGGGGCAGCTTCACCTTTTATCAGATACGTGCGTGTTATTCTGGTGTGTCCAATACGGCATCTTGTGTACATTGCCTGCTCACCGCGCTTTTTAAGGTAGGTCCTACTGAGTTTTAGAACTGATGCTCATTAAGGACATGATCAGATCAAGGCCAAGGCTGAGAAGCTGGATGCTTTACAAAAGTGAccactgctgtctggttgaggcgtCTGCATGAGTGGTGGACGTTTAGTGTAAACACTTTGTGAGAGTCGGCCCCtggtgggtgaaaagaagcgactcCCGACTCTCCTTGGTCAGCACAAGAATGGTGCAGGCATCACAGGATTCATAACaagggaactggaaatgactaaagaTGTGTCATTTGACCATCACATGAAGATGAGCAGGATCTTCTGAAGTGGATACACGTACTAACGGTTCATGTAACAGACAATCTTAAGCATCAGAGGGTAGCGCCGCAAACACAGCGAGAACTCTTCCTTTACCTTTAGCATTAAGCTCATTCCTTTGGGCCTGCAGACGCCGGAGGTTTTGGCTCTTCTCGTTTACTGTCAGCTacagaaagaaaacacaaacaaaggGTTTAATGCCATTTCATTCACACAACCATTGGTATCCAAACTCACAGCACATGGGGTAatgacatgcaatttttagcgcaaaatctgcagtaaataataaagtaaccaaacaattatttttttcacccacaggagacatatcttattagtctaactgaccacacacacaggtttaatgttatccagtttagtctgaaaaaaacttacaaagagcctcacagtgaagataaaccgaaagcaacagcgtgtgtgtgtttctttaaaaaaacgctttgttcacagtgtcgctttaaatgattctgattcaggagtcgaatgtgacgcgtaagtttctctctccgtttttactgttattaataaatgctgtggttttaaataaacaccagctactacagaacattttgtgtgactttcttacattaaaaagcttcattaaaaagcttaattaaaccgctattaccacagagcggtcaccgagtcagactcgttccgtctgtggagctaaaagttctgattatcctaaaagttcagcagatgatcctgaactaacgaatttggtaatgaataaacttttgcctctgattggctctgtaacgtttctgTTCTCATTTACATCAAAAGTAAGAACCACTTACGAGTTACCAAACTGAACATGAGTTtgaataatgtgctgatagaatcggctcagatttgaccgggttgaatgatctttttaaagtaaatatttcactcagcaaaattgcatcgtatgtatgatgcacaacgttaattctgttattttaggtcgtgaagagctttcatgatggtttctgtatgatggttgatgaatggtgatgtgatggttcgtGTTTTGTAgcgcaaagtctggatcaattcactgagctgttaagcttaacatgatctttatatatcaagtAGTGATGGGacttgattaaaaattttaatcgagttAATTACAGGGTCTGTAAttaattaatcgcaattaattacaaaaattaTTTTGCTACTAAAATTTTGAATGAATACACGTATATTCTTAACAACAAACATGTTTATTgctttttgaatttttttttttttaattgttattaaacCAACAGATGTGTTGGTGCTATTATAGTTATTCAGATTTCAAGTATTTCAGGAACCcctgatttattaaaaataaataaaacaactatACAATATTGCAACTCGTGAGAGTTTAACATCTGGTGTAAACAAAAATTAAAGTGCCATTTCTAAATTTTGGCCCTGAAACCTGTCATCTGGTCCAATGTGGGCTGGCTGGAGCGTTTATTTGTACCGCTGCTGGGGACGCTGAAATTAGCTGTGGGGACGGCTGTGCTTGCCGCAACATGTTTTGCATTGAGATGGTATTTTAGGCTTGAGTAGCTTCGGTGATAAGCAAACTCCTTTTTGCACAACTTGCATACAACAGTAGTCTTTTCGAAAGTCCCATCAGGACGTTTTTTAAAGCTAAAGTTGTCCCTCAGTGGACCAAGAGAAGCGGCTTCGTCGTCCATCGTTGTTGTTTGCGGATGTCGCTTGTGCATCAGATTTACAGGCGTGCTAGAACACGCGAATACAAAGGTTCCGGCTCCAAACTTAATTGGATTAATTCCGATAAAAGTTTTAACGCGTTAAAAtctttgtaattaattaatctaaATTAACGCGTTAAAGTCCCGGCCCTAATATCAagtgatcggatcggctacatttgggaaatatcgtccgatcgtcgatagcatattttgattgaaaatcggccgatatcgaTTTAAAGTCGagcgatcgtcccatctctaattacatgtatatgttttttacatgtatatgtatttttttgctttgattttattcttttatgtaCGGTGACCTTGAGAGTACGCTGTTTAAGGGGCGCTCAGGTGCCACAGTGGTGTAACACACTAGCCCAACAGCACAGAGAGTTTAAGCTTCTGAGTTTGCAGCAGTGATGTGTCATGCGGTGGAGGAACACACAGAGCACAGCGTGGCCTCTGTAAAAAAGCTACCCTACTCAGGCAGAGCGAGCGGCAGAGGAAGTAAGATTAAAGAACAAGAACACAGGAAGGTGTTTAAGAACTGAATAGTATTTCATGTTTATACCTGTAACTCCTCGATTTTGGAGAGGTAATACTGTCTGAGGCCGGAGCCGCCTTTACTGTCCTCCAACTCCATCTGAGAGAAATGAAAGAGCAACAACACGGTGagaaagcaacaaaaaaaatcaagtgaaatttaaacatgaataaaaagaGTAAAGTATAAACTAACGACTCAAACTCAAAAACTGTAATATACACcgagcaggcataacattatgaccactgacaggtgaagtgaataacactgattatctcttcatcacggcacctgttagtgggggggatatattagacagcaagtgaacattttgttcctcaaagttgatgttagaagcaggaaaaatgcgagtttgacgaggaccaaattttgatggctagacgactgggtcagagcatctccaaaactgcagttcttgtggggtgtgtcccggtcccggtaaaccggcgacagggtcatgggcggccaaggctcactgatgcacgtggggagtgaaggctgctgacgagctgctgtagctcaaactgctgaagaagttaatgctggttctgatagaaaggtgtcagaatacacagagcatcacagttgcagggctgttttggcagcaaaagggggaccaacacaatattaggaaggtggtcataatgttatgcctaatcggtgtaaactgtaataataacaataataataatcataatagtaaCAAAAATAACTTAAATTATAAACTAAAGGCTTACCaggatgaaataaataaaataaaaatgaatataatataattacaatataataataataataatttatacgaataaaaataaatcactactaatattaaatataccagtaatataaaatcaataataataatagctacacaataatataaaatataattattagatTATAAGATAATTattagtttaaaataataataacattattaataatgataataacgcCTAATAATAACGTTTTAACTTGTTAAACCTGTTATGGATAACACTAAGCAAACACTAAATTTAAAGATTTGATTTACAAAAAGAAACACATTAAAGACTATAAAGATTGTTTAACATAAATGCGAATAAATCAGGAATTTAAATCAACTTTATTTTGAACACTGACACTAATAAAACCTGGTTAGCAGCGTTAGGCTAACAATGTATTACTTTTCTCCCCATCCGTTTTTCGACAGCCTTGATTTGATTGGTTAGCAGGCAGACTCAAATACAACCATCCAATCAGAGCACAGCATGTCAGATATCAGCCAATGTCATGATGGGGTGAAGCAAGGCGGGACTTGTCAGAAAACAGGTGTAAAAATGACATTCCGGCATAACAATGATACAGCAAAGCGATCTCGATTATAAAGATTTAAATGTGGAAACGGTGAAACATGAATGTTCTGCGCTGCACCGGAACCCTGTGTATGTAATTACAGACGCGTTTAAGCCACGTATGAAGCGTTTTAACAACATTATAACGGTTTAATTCATGAAAAAGGCAGAATTACTTACATGATCTATTCCGTCTAGCGCCATGTTGGAGGGTTCAGCACTTCTGCTGAGTTATTAGAGGCTTCCGGTTGGTGTCGGTGCTGCCCTCTAACGGCTCAAATcagggctgtgtcccaaatcacgaCTTTCTTTTAACACAAGTGCACTACTTAGGGTAAAAGGCGATGTTCAGAAAGTTCGAAGTTTCAGACCAAGTAGCACCACTGGACAAACCAAAACAGAAATAATAACGAATGTTTCTATTAAGGAAACACAGACAGGGAAGCCTgcggggagaacataccaaacttacAATCATTAACCTGCATGTATTTGCATGTGTTAGTTCCAACGCACAAATATGATTGCATTGTTGACTTTACACTTTACTGCCATGATATGTCCATCGTCCAgactgtgttccaaaccacatCCAATGTGCTACACAATGTgtaagcagtctgggtccttctgtgtggagtttgcatgtgctccttgtgggtttcctctgggtgctccggtttcttctcacagtacaaagacgtgcagtcaggtcgatgtgtgtgtgtgagtgtttgccctgtgatggactggcgacgtgtcctgggtgtttcctacctttcgcccagtgatttGGACCCATCTCGACCCTGAAGAGAACAAAGTGGTGTGCCTTCTTTACTGTCTGTTCCTACCTAGTGATCTGTGTTTCTGGATGGTGCCTGGACTCACTGCGCTCTTGGTCAGGTTGAACCTGTTCctaaaaataaatgcatgtaATCGATTGAATTTGATTTCTTAGCACCAATACAAACTGTGCCAGAGAGACAGTGGTGCCACAAAGCAACATGAGGTTCTGGCTACCGGTCGTAATCTgtaaggagtttggcatgttcttttaaTGTCCTCATGTAGAAactggattggctgctttaaacaGCTTATAGACGTTAGAAAGTGAGTAACCTTTACTGTGACTTGAATAAAAAAACATCCGAACTGCTCTCTGTAAAAGGTGTAAACTGATGCCGAAGAGACCAGTCACACCAGATCAACCAGTTTAACCAGACAGCAAAGTCACAAGCTGCACAGTGCTGAAGTAAGTCAAGCACATCTCACTGTTCCATGAATCCAAACATCAGAGATTCTAAAGCTGTGATGAAATCATTTCAGTTTCACTAAAGTGTGTTCAGAATTTAAtcaacacagaattaaatgcacACAGAAAACAGAAGCCACACGGATGTCTTTGTATTGCACAATTTTATTGTACAAAATGTATCAAAAAATCtgcctggtaaaaaaaaaacaatataaaagtacGAATCTGAGATCCAAAAGTACAAAACACACCATGAAAATCATTCATCTGCTTATAAAAACACATGAAAAACAACATGAACTGTAATTCACACCAATAAAGGCACTTACTTGGCTCCTCCCACTCCCTGCCTCCTAATTTAGCAGTTTCCAATTCCCTATTACAATTCCCGGCCAAATAGAGACGCTTCTTTAATATCTACAGTATGAATAGTCTGGGACCTTGACCGCTGAGCTACCGCTACATTTATGGTGCAGCATCAGGCTCTATGCTCTGTTTGTCCATTAATCATGTCGGCGCCTTGATCAGACAGCAGAAGTCGCTGGTGGAGCAGCGATCAGGAAACACTGTGTCTGTCGCCGCCTGTAACACAcgctttaaaataataatactaaccaGCTCTACTGCAGTCATGTTAGCCAGCCAGGACCCtgatattaatgtatttttatgcattttctctccatttttagagcgtccaatttttacccaattgcgttatgcttcctctgtactgatgctgaccCCCACCTCGATTAAGGAGCGCgagctgacacacgccccctccgacacgtgtgcagtacctgactgcatcttttcacccacactaggcggtcataattgcatcagtatccctccctgtatgaacaacaagcaaatcattgttcatgtaggtgccctgcccagccggatggcagagctgagattcgaaccggcgagtttgaaatgtcagctctggtgtgctagcgtgttttaccgctgagccacctgagcggccctgtcatgttttaaattaataatacaaaatagcTCTTACGCAAACAGTCGTGTTAGCCAGCCAGGACCCTGATTTTAATTCATAATCACATGAATGCAATA
This genomic interval carries:
- the psmc5 gene encoding 26S proteasome regulatory subunit 8, producing the protein MALDGIDHMELEDSKGGSGLRQYYLSKIEELQLTVNEKSQNLRRLQAQRNELNAKVRLLREELQLLQEQGSYVGEVVRAMDKKKVLVKVHPEGKFVVDVDKNIDINDVTPNCRVALRNDSYTLHKILPNKVDPLVSLMMVEKVPDSTYEMIGGLDKQIKEIKEVIELPVKHPELFEALGIAQPKGVLLYGPPGTGKTLLARAVAHHTDCTFIRVSGSELVQKFIGEGARMVRELFVMAREHAPSIIFMDEIDSIGSSRLEGGSGGDSEVQRTMLELLNQLDGFEATKNIKVIMATNRIDILDSALLRPGRIDRKIEFPPPNEEARLDILKIHSRKMNLTRGINLRKIAELMPGASGAEVKGVCTEAGMYALRERRVHVTQEDFEMAVAKVMQKDSEKNMSIKKLWK